The proteins below are encoded in one region of Lactuca sativa cultivar Salinas chromosome 3, Lsat_Salinas_v11, whole genome shotgun sequence:
- the LOC111911818 gene encoding F-box protein AUF2 — protein sequence MRNPKKSRERDADDSSSINRLPDEIILQILNKIIDLRSLCFCYLVSKRFSSIVLEVDAVSFTAPFKDPNIPNKNPVGDISQSRPCHPKLYAHGFLRKFTGVKSLYIELPFSDHRVVQNRCLFKWRVKFGSRVESFVFLSPNYVCDNDGIYQIGKVDEENELISIAQHINKKRDISYQCLNDVIAWHKMLMNIVKDLPMLEEVSITDSGRKGRLSLSGEKLNEVKEWVHSASEAEINSRKGSFIGTETCIPVLKLPVSGYVMKGIFCALFEREDIQGRTDFLKNSEDGFEDKEEAAYTEAVKDVLEKEIMQTEMLNALGL from the coding sequence ATGAGGAACCCCAAGAAATCACGAGAAAGAGATGCAGATGATTCGTCTTCAATCAATCGTTTACCAGATGAAATTATCCTCCAAATATTAAACAAAATAATCGATTTGAGAAGCCTATGCTTTTGTTACCTGGTTTCCAAACGTTTCTCCTCGATTGTACTTGAAGTCGATGCCGTTTCCTTCACCGCTCCTTTCAAAGACCCTAACATTCCCAATAAGAACCCCGTAGGTGATATCTCCCAAAGTAGGCCATGTCATCCTAAGCTATACGCCCATGGCTTTTTGAGAAAGTTTACAGGAGTGAAGTCTTTATACATCGAACTTCCGTTTTCCGATCACAGAGTTGTCCAGAATCGTTGTCTGTTCAAGTGGAGGGTTAAGTTTGGTAGCAGAGTAGAGTCGTTTGTATTTCTATCCCCGAATTATGTTTGTGATAATGATGGAATATATCAAATTGGAAAGGTGGATGAAGAAAACGAGTTAATCAGTATCGCACAGCATATCAATAAAAAACGTGACATTTCGTATCAGTGTCTGAATGATGTGATTGCGTGGCATAAGATGTTGATGAACATCGTTAAGGATCTACCAATGTTGGAAGAGGTTTCCATTACTGATTCAGGGAGAAAAGGGAGGCTTTCTCTGAGTGGGGAAAAACTCAATGAGGTGAAGGAATGGGTACATTCAGCTTCGGAAGCCGAGATCAATAGTCGAAAGGGTTCTTTTATCGGGACTGAAACTTGCATTCCCGTTTTGAAGTTGCCAGTTTCAGGGTATGTGATGAAGGGTATATTTTGTGCTCTATTTGAGAGGGAAGATATCCAGGGTAGAACTGATTTTCTTAAGAACAGTGAAGATGGTTTTGAAGATAAAGAAGAAGCTGCATATACTGAAGCTGTGAAGGATGTTTTGGAGAAGGAGATTATGCAGACGGAAATGCTTAATGCTTTAGGACTTTAG